The DNA region GGCAGGAACATGATGCCGAAATCGGTAGTGTTGGGCGGGTCAATATACTTTTCGTGAATGTCGCGTGCCATTTTTTTAATAGTGGTTTCGAGCAGTTTTTGTGCTGCTTCAATCTGATGAATGTCACCGGTATCGTAAGCAGATTGCAGTTGTTCGTAAATGTCGCGTGGGAACTTGGCATCCACCGGGAGCCAGACCACGTTGCTGAAATCATCTCTTCCCGGCAGTTTAATAGCAAACTCAACGCTTTCCTGGCTGCCGGCTTTGGTTTTTACGTTGGCTTCATATTGCTCCGGCGCCAGAACTTGCTCCAAAAGCATGGCCAGTTGTACTTCCCCAATTCCTCCCCTCATTTTAACATTGCTCAGCACACGCTTCAGTCCTCCTACATCCTGAGCCAACGTTTGCATCTCTCCCAGTCCTTTCTGCACACTCTCCAGTTGTTTGCTGACAATATCGAACGACTGCCCAAGCCGTTCGCTAAGGGTTTTTTGAAGTTTCTCGTCAACGGTCTGGCGCATTTCCTCCAGCCGTTTTTCCGTACTCTCTATCAGTTTGTTTTGTTTTTCCTCAAGATGTGTAAATTTCTCCCGCTGTAAATTGTTGAACGATTCAACATTTTTCTCAAAGGTATCCTGGAAATCCTTAAATGTCTTTGTAATGGATTCACGCATCTGCTTACTGTCTTCTTTGGCCTGCAGATTTATTTTGTCGAGTTGGTCAACAGTCTTAAAAGTAAGGGTTGTCAGTTCATTTTTCAGGTCATTGAATTTGTTTTTCTGTTCCTCAGAAAACTCTTTAAGGTTTTTGGTAAGTGATTCACGGTTAGCATTATTGTTTTCATCAGCTTTGTCGATCAGGCGTGTAATCCTTTCTTCCAGGGTTTTGTTTATTTTTTCGAGGCTTTGCTGGTTCTTTTCCGATATTTCCCGGAAAGTATCTGCCATTTCCTTACGAAATTCACGCAGGGTATTGTTTAGTTCTGTCCGGTTTTCTTTGGCAATGGCAGCGCTTTCTTCCCGGTTGAGCTTAAATTCTTCCTTCTGACGGGTTTCAAAGTTTTGTACGCTCTTGTTGAGTTCTTCCAGCTTTGGTTCCAGTGCCTGAAGCCCTTTATCTCCATGTTTTTTTCCCAGGAAATATACCATCAGGATATTGAGAATGAGCAGGGCAATGATTATGTATAGGAATATTTCCATATTACTGAAAATTAATTGATTTTAAATGAGGTATTATACCAGGTTTTATCAGTGAGCAAGGTAATAAAAATCTCCGAGGTGTTTCGCGAATCCTGGATGTCTTTAAAATCAAAAATCCTTATTAAATTATTTTGCACAACAGAAAATTTTTTATATTTGCACTCCCTTTCCGGGTATGCGGAAATAGCTCAGTTGGTAGAGCACGACCTTGCCAAGGTCGGGGTCGCGGGTTCGAGTCCCGTTTTCCGCTCAAATTAATTCGATATCAACAAGCCAAACGATATCGAATTTTTTTTGCCCCCACACTCACACTCACACCCACACTCACACTCATCTCGCCCAGGTGGTGGAACTGGTAGACACGTTGGACTTAAAATCCAATGACCAGTGATGGTCGTGCGGGTTCAAGTCCCGCCCTGGGTACAACCAGATAAAAAAAGCCTTGTAAGTATATCTCTTACAAGGTTTTATTTTTTTGCTTCTTTTCATGCCCTCATTGAAGAACTCAGAGTTGACGGATCACGAATCAAGCAACCTCTTTATTTCATTCAACTTCATTAGTGCTTCCACGGGAGTGAGAGTATTAATATCGGTATTCAGGATGTCTTCCTTTATCTGCAGCAACAGCGGATCATCAAGTTGGATAAAGCTGAGTTGAAATTCGTTGTTTGATTTTCCGGTTTTCTTTCCTTTTTTGGTGAGTTGCTCATTACTGTGGGATTTTTCCAGTTGTTCCAGGATGTCATTTGCCCGGTTAACAACGGTTTTTGGCATGCCGGCCATCCTGGCTACATGAATGCCGAAGCTATGTTCGCTTCCTCCTCTGGCGAGTTTACGCAGGAAGATGACCTCATTATTTACTTCCCTGATGCTGATATGGTAGTTTTTTATCCTGGAAAATGAAGTTGCCATTTCATTCAGTTCGTGATAATGCGTTGCGAACAGAACCTTGGGTTTGAAGAGCGGATGTTCATGCAGGAATTCGGTGATGGCCCAGGCAATGGAAATACCATCGTAGGTACTGGTACCCCGTCCGATCTCATCCAGGATGATGAGGCTGCGGTCGGAGACATTGTTCAGGATGCTGGCTGCTTCGTTCATTTCCACCATGAATGTCGATTCACCTGATGAAATATTGTCGGAAGCCCCTACGCGGGTGAACACTTTATCGACCAGCCCTATTTTTGCCTTCTCTGCCGGCACGAAACAACCCATTTGCGCCATCAGTACGATCAAAGCGGTTTGTCGCAAAAACGCCGATTTCCCTGACATATTGGGGCCGGTCAGTATGATGATTTGTTGTTTATCATTGTCGAGGAGAACGTCATTCGGTACATAATCTTCTCCCAGTGGCAATTCCTGCTCAATTACAGGATGGCGGCCTTTATGTACATTTATGATATGCGATTCACTTATTTCCGGGCGTGCATATTTATAATTATTGGAAGCTTCTGCAAAAGATCGGAGACAATCAAGGCGTGCAATGATATTGGCATTGAGCTGGACTGCAGGAATATATTCATTCAGATCGCTCACAAGTTGCTGGAAAAGCTTGATTTCCAGTGCCAGGATCTTTTCTTCGGCAGTCAGGATTTTTTGTTCGTATTCTTTCAGTTCGTCGGTTATATATCTCTCGGAGTTAACCAGGGTTTGTTTCCGGTGCCATTCCGGGGGAACTTTATCCTTATGGGTATTGGTTACCTCCAGGTAATAACCGAACACAGTGTTATATCCGATCTTGAGTGAGGATATTCCGGTGCGTTCTGTTTCGCGCCTTTGTATATTTTCAAGGTAGTCTTTTCCTGAAAAAGCCAGGTTTCTGAGTTCATCCAGTTCTTCATTTACTCCTTTCCTGATGACTCCTCCTTTTGACGGGATGGCAGGAGGATCTTCTTCAACTTCCTTTTCAATGCGGTTTCTTGCAGTGAAGCATGGATTTAGTTGTTCCGAAAGTCGTTGAAGCACGGGATGTTGTGCTTCCTGGCATAATGACTTTATTTTCTCAACCGCATTGAGTGCACGTTTTAGCTGGACAACCTCCCTGGGGTTAACTTTTCCCAGGGCAACGCGGGAAATGATTCTTTCCAGGTCACCGATAAGCCTGAGTTCGCGTGCGAGGATTTGTGCAGTGTCACCATTATGTATAAAAAAACCAACGGTGTCAAGTCTTTCTTCTATGGGTTGCTTTTCTTTCAGAGGCAGAACGATCCAGCGTCGAAGCATTCGTCCCCCCATGGGGGTAAGTGTTTGATCAAGAACCTCCAGCAGGGTGCGGGCATTTTCATTAATGGGATGTATCAATTCAAGATTGCGGATAGTGAACCGGTCGAGCCAAACGAAACGCTCTTCCTCTATGCGCGAGATGCTTTGGATATGGCCTGTTTTTTCATGGTGCGTTTCTGCCAGGTAGTGCAGTGCCGCTCCAGCAGCAATAATGGCGTCATTGAGTTCCTCAATCCCAAAACCCTTAAGAGACATGGTCCCGAAATGCCGTGTCAGCAGTTCATGGGCAAAATCATGCGTAAATACCCAGTCGTCGAACGTATTTGTGTAAAACTTATGCCCGAAAACTTCATTAAAACGCTGCCTTTTGCTTTTTTGCAGGATAACTTCATTGGGTTTAAAGGTCTGGATCAGCTTGTCGATATATTCATTGGGTCCCTGAGCTACATAAAATTCTCCGGTTGAGATATCCAGGAAAGAGACCCCTGATACGGATCCGTTCAAATGAAGCCCGGAAAGGAAATTATTTTCTTTTTGCTGGAGAACATTTTCACTGATGGCGACACCCGGGGTGACCATTTCCGTTACTCCTCTTTTTACAATAGTTTTTGCCAGCTTAGGATCCTCGAGCTGTTCGCAGATAGCTACCCTCTGACCTGCCTTCACAAGTTTGGGAAGGTAGGTATCGAGGCTGTGGTGAGGAAATCCGGCGAGCTCGACATAGGAAGCTGCTCCATTGGCCCTTTTGGTCAGGACAATTCCCAGGATTTTCGATGCTTTTACAGCATCTTCTCCAAATGTTTCATAGAAATCTCCCACCCTGAATAACAGCAATGCGTCCGGGTATCGCGTTTTAATAGCGTTATATTGCTTCATTAGCGGGGTCTCTGCTATTTTCCTTTCACCGGCCACCGTAAAACTGGTTTAATAAAACTTTAAATTCCTGCATACCATAATCTATACCTCCCTGCTTTCATAAAAACCGGGATGCTGTATGAAGAATTTCAAAATACAAGCATGAAGTAAAAACAAAAATACTTTATTTTGCAGGTCAAGCCCGGATTTTAACCGGCAAGTATTCAACAAAAACCATGTTTTTTGTTGATAACTCATTCATCGTTATGAGGAAACTGGCTAATAGCGAACTTAACCGTTTATCGTTAGAGGATTACCGTAACGCTTCCAAGATGCCGGTCATTATTATACTCGATAATGTCCGAAGTCTGAATAATATTGGTAGTGTTTTCAGGTCAGCGGATGCCTTCCGTGTAGAAGCTATCTATTTGTGTGGGATCACCGCCCGTCCCCCGCACCGGGAAATATCCAAAACAGCATTGGGAGCAACAGAATCGGTGAAATGGAAGTATTTTGAAGAAACGATCCAGGCAGTTAATGAATTGCAGAAAAACGGATATCGCATCGTTGCCATTGAACAGGCTGATGATAGCATCATGCTGGATAAATGGAATCCTGATCCGGAGGAAAATATTGCTGTTGTTTTTGGTCATGAGGTTAATGGAGTGCAGGACAATGTTGTGGAGGGGGCAGACTTATGTGTAGAAATACCCCAATTTGGAACAAAACATTCTATAAACATTGCCGTCAGTGCCGGGATGGTCATATGGCAGCTTTTTTTGGCATATAGAGATTTTTTGTATGAAAAATAGGTTAATGTATTATGAGTATCGGGAAAGATTACTATCAAGTTACAGGCGCCAGGTTACAGGGTACAGGTTGCAGGTTGCAGGGTGCAGGTTACAGGGTGCAGGTTACAGGGTGCAGGTTGCAGGGTGTAGGTTTCAGGTTGCAGGGTGCAGGTTGCAGGTAGTTTGGGTGGGAGCTTTGAGTTTTGAGTTGTAACCTGAAACCTGAAACCTGAAACCTGAAACTTTGCTTCCATGTTTCCCGATACTCATTTAATGTAATAAGCATTG from Bacteroidota bacterium includes:
- the rmuC gene encoding DNA recombination protein RmuC produces the protein MADTFREISEKNQQSLEKINKTLEERITRLIDKADENNNANRESLTKNLKEFSEEQKNKFNDLKNELTTLTFKTVDQLDKINLQAKEDSKQMRESITKTFKDFQDTFEKNVESFNNLQREKFTHLEEKQNKLIESTEKRLEEMRQTVDEKLQKTLSERLGQSFDIVSKQLESVQKGLGEMQTLAQDVGGLKRVLSNVKMRGGIGEVQLAMLLEQVLAPEQYEANVKTKAGSQESVEFAIKLPGRDDFSNVVWLPVDAKFPRDIYEQLQSAYDTGDIHQIEAAQKLLETTIKKMARDIHEKYIDPPNTTDFGIMFLP
- the mutS gene encoding DNA mismatch repair protein MutS, with the translated sequence MKQYNAIKTRYPDALLLFRVGDFYETFGEDAVKASKILGIVLTKRANGAASYVELAGFPHHSLDTYLPKLVKAGQRVAICEQLEDPKLAKTIVKRGVTEMVTPGVAISENVLQQKENNFLSGLHLNGSVSGVSFLDISTGEFYVAQGPNEYIDKLIQTFKPNEVILQKSKRQRFNEVFGHKFYTNTFDDWVFTHDFAHELLTRHFGTMSLKGFGIEELNDAIIAAGAALHYLAETHHEKTGHIQSISRIEEERFVWLDRFTIRNLELIHPINENARTLLEVLDQTLTPMGGRMLRRWIVLPLKEKQPIEERLDTVGFFIHNGDTAQILARELRLIGDLERIISRVALGKVNPREVVQLKRALNAVEKIKSLCQEAQHPVLQRLSEQLNPCFTARNRIEKEVEEDPPAIPSKGGVIRKGVNEELDELRNLAFSGKDYLENIQRRETERTGISSLKIGYNTVFGYYLEVTNTHKDKVPPEWHRKQTLVNSERYITDELKEYEQKILTAEEKILALEIKLFQQLVSDLNEYIPAVQLNANIIARLDCLRSFAEASNNYKYARPEISESHIINVHKGRHPVIEQELPLGEDYVPNDVLLDNDKQQIIILTGPNMSGKSAFLRQTALIVLMAQMGCFVPAEKAKIGLVDKVFTRVGASDNISSGESTFMVEMNEAASILNNVSDRSLIILDEIGRGTSTYDGISIAWAITEFLHEHPLFKPKVLFATHYHELNEMATSFSRIKNYHISIREVNNEVIFLRKLARGGSEHSFGIHVARMAGMPKTVVNRANDILEQLEKSHSNEQLTKKGKKTGKSNNEFQLSFIQLDDPLLLQIKEDILNTDINTLTPVEALMKLNEIKRLLDS
- a CDS encoding TrmH family RNA methyltransferase, whose amino-acid sequence is MRKLANSELNRLSLEDYRNASKMPVIIILDNVRSLNNIGSVFRSADAFRVEAIYLCGITARPPHREISKTALGATESVKWKYFEETIQAVNELQKNGYRIVAIEQADDSIMLDKWNPDPEENIAVVFGHEVNGVQDNVVEGADLCVEIPQFGTKHSINIAVSAGMVIWQLFLAYRDFLYEK